The Mesobacillus jeotgali genome window below encodes:
- a CDS encoding nucleoside recognition domain-containing protein, translating into MVNYIWVFMILISLGFAMVNGTMAEVNEAVFTGAKEAITLSIGLISILVFWLGMMRIAEDSGLLSKLSALFKPLISKLFPEVPSSHPAMGYILSNMIANMFGLGNAATPLGIKAMEELKELNDGKNEASRSMITFLAINTASITFIPTTVIAIRMNYDASNPTDIVGPTLVATAVSAVAAILIDRFFYYRRSKKG; encoded by the coding sequence CCTTGGCTTTGCGATGGTGAATGGCACAATGGCTGAGGTGAACGAAGCTGTTTTTACAGGAGCAAAGGAAGCCATCACACTTAGTATCGGATTGATCAGCATCCTGGTATTTTGGCTCGGCATGATGAGGATCGCTGAAGATTCTGGTCTTTTATCAAAGCTCTCTGCATTATTTAAGCCTTTAATTTCAAAGCTGTTCCCAGAAGTTCCCTCCAGCCATCCGGCGATGGGCTACATACTATCGAATATGATCGCGAATATGTTCGGGCTTGGGAATGCCGCAACACCTCTTGGGATTAAGGCAATGGAAGAACTAAAGGAATTGAATGATGGGAAAAATGAAGCAAGCCGGTCGATGATCACATTCCTTGCAATCAACACAGCAAGCATCACCTTCATTCCAACCACTGTGATTGCAATCAGAATGAATTATGATGCCTCCAACCCTACAGATATAGTTGGACCGACGCTTGTGGCAACTGCTGTCTCTGCCGTTGCAGCCATATTAATAGACCGTTTCTTTTACTATAGAAGAAGCAAGAAGGGGTGA